CTCAAAAAGTCCTGGGTTTTCCTGCACTTAGCAAAGACAACCTATTGTTAGCCCTGAACACTCACTGCCAACCCAGCACAGAGTGGAAGGCGGGTTCTGACAGCACTTGCCTTGCTGAATTCTTCACCCCGAAGTCCAGGGCTGCCCCCAGAGCACTTGAGTGACTCCTGGCAGGCCTCACTTGGGCAACTGTTCTTGAGATCTGACCCTGAGAGCTGCCTTTGCCaggccccctctgcctcccctgagTCATCGCCTATCAACACGGGCAGCTGCCTCAGCTGGAAACCCCTGCTTCCATTTCCCATGGCTGCAGGATGTGGCCCTGTTACAGGACACTCCATCCAGGGCCTCACCCACACTGCCATGCATGCCATTTATAGAAACAATCAACTTCTCCTTTTACACTTCGGTTTGTTTAGGCACTGATGTCATCTGGGGAAGGAGATCTTTTCCTACAGTCAGTACAATGCGCACCGGGACAAAAGGCTAAGTGCTGGGAACCAGGAGCACGGCAGGTTCTCTGGGACACAGAAGCACACACCCCTGGGCACACCTCAACCAAGGCGGTGGTCTGCCCCACAAGAATGCCAGTAGCACATCGTGTTCCCATAAAACCCTCAATCGAGCTCTGGTGGAAACCTCATAGAAAACTGCCTAGTTAGATGGAAACATGgtattacttttcaaaaatccTTGCAACTTACAAAAATGGGTTGACAGTGAgtacatggtaaaaaaaaaatacaagctttAGGGGGGGTCACCAGgtggaatgttctttttttttttttcatgctactttgatgtgactttgggcaaggtcTTTCTCCTCTTGAGCCCATCTCTCCATGAGGATGCAGATACGACCACACCAGTCCACAGGGCCCTGGTGATGGTGAACTCTGACAAGACTTCTGTGTGGCCTGGCCTACAGAAGGCCTGACAGCTGCACCCATGCGTGCCTAGGCCTGATTCCCTGTGGCCTCAGCTTCAGGGCCCAGGGGACAGGCTGGGCTAGGACATCACCTTGTGGTTGTAAAAGTGCCCGTTGATGGAGAACCGGTGTCGCCGGATCCTCTGGGCCTCGCCGGGGGTGCGGGACCGGGGCCTCCTCTGGATCACACAGGCTGCGTCGCTCTTGGTCCGCATCAGCTGGGGGGTCTCCTCGTCCTCCTCCAGGGGCTCTGGGGGGAGGAATGAATGAGAAAGTCCATCCTGGGTGGAGCAAAGGTGTCAAGTGCCAGAGACCCGTGGGGCTGCAGTCATGGGGCCTGGCTTCCTGGGGCTTTGTGGCAGCACCACGCCACTGCTCACGGTAATGCTAATGCTGCTGCTGTGACAGAGGCTGGGGTCCAGCTTGGGTGATGCCTGCTTCACAGTCAGGGAAGGTGGCCCCCAGACAGGATGACCTGTGTCACCACACCGCCTGGCCGTGGTGTGGGCCTCTGTCTCTGGGCACCCAGGGCAGGTCTTTGGCGGCCCTGTTGCTATCCTCTGAGCCCCCACTGAGTATGAGGGGGACAGATGAACAGTCTGGACCCAGAGTGTGAGGAAGATGTCCTAGAAACTTTCAGGGCCAGGGAGGTGCCCCGCCTGCTACCGATGTTCTCTCCTTTCTATGATGCAGCACGGTCCAGGGGACTCAGGCAAATCATGTCACGTCCGCAAGGCTCTGCTTCGTTTGCTGTGAGGAGCTGCTGAGAAGGCCTCGTACTGAGGAGGGACTTAGCCAGGTGGTGCTCCCGAAGACACGTGAAGCCACCTTGTGCTCCTCCACAAAGCTGTTCTTCTTCAGAGACTGTCCTGAGCCAAGCTCCTCTGCTCCTCCGTGGGCGGAGCAAGACACCGTCTCAGGTAGCCTGAGGCCCCACTTACCTGAGCTGGCTCTGGAACTCTCGGCGTTGGGCGCCTTCTGAGCGCTCGGCTCCTGGGCAGCGACCTTGCCATCCTGAAGAAGTGGCTCCTTTCTGAAAAGACAATCATGGTGCTCAGAGAGCTGTGGACGGAGGAAAGTAGCTCCAGTGAGAGAGACGAGGCTGGAGGCCTCCGCAGACAGGACAAAGGTGAGAAGCAGGGCAGGCCGAGGTACGGCTGGATCTCACACTGAGTTCATGCAAAATACTGAAAGATCAAAGAGGTGCCAGGGTGTCTTCTGGAAGGAAAAGGAGTCTGGCCCATAGACCTGTGTGGCCTTGTCCCTGTTGCACAGGTACAGGGTCACAGGTGGGGCCCACGTACTTCCGGGCACCAGGCTGAGGAGGCGCTCTCTGTGGCCGTGTGCCAAGTGGGCTTTCTGGACTTCCCTCAGGCCTGATGGAATGTCAGGCAGGGGCAACCTTGAGGCGCCAACTGCTGGGCCTCTGGGCAGGGTGGGCTCCAAGCAAGGGTAGTTGGTGCCAGGCTGGAGAAGGGAATGTGTGTGATGGGAGTCAGCCCCACAACGTGAGGGAGcccaggagaggcaggcagaagaGTGGAACCCAGGCTAAGAGGCCTCTGAGGGTCCTGCCATCTGTTTGCTCATGTGGCTACTCTTACCCCAGGGAGTGGGACACACGAATCGCACTAGCAGCCTTTCTACGGAGTTCATCCAAATGCTCTAAGCCTGCGTGGTAGGtacagggcggggggggggggggggggggggggggggggggggggggggggcaggtgttAAGTGGTCTCAGAACAGCACCTTTACTTGAATTTTTGAATTTCTGCCTCTCAGAAGGATTCATTATATGCAGGACTAAGCAGAATTCAGCAGCTAACTGCCGTTTACTGGGGATGACGGGGCAGGAGGAGGCGAATGTCCACTAAGCAATAAAATAGGAAACTGTGTCATCatgagtaaaatatatttctgatattaaaataaatttgatgcTAAGTCCAAATAAATGTGTAGAAACAAattctgatattaaaataaaagcagagcagGAAGAGGTGAGCTCTGTGTGAATTATTGAGCTAGGACAGGAGATGCCATAAAACATTCCTTTTGTCCAGGATGTGTGGAGCCCCCTGGCTCTAGCTTGTTCCCTTGCAGACAAGCTGGTTCCTACAAAGGTATGAGAAACACAGTGGAAGTGATGGGAGTCTGGAAAGTTCTCTGAGGGTGAGGTGCCATGGCCACATCTAGAAAGATCACTTGTTGGCAGGTGAAGCCATGGTCAGGCAGTCACGGGGTAAAAAGGATAAGGCTGTCTTGTGCTCTCATGTGCCCCATGATGGAGCAGGGCTTCTGCCCTGAGACTGAGGACACCAGCCCCTGAATCTTCTTGAAAAGTAAGCGGGGTTGAAGAGTTGTCAAGGAGGCCATCCGGCCCTGCCTCTGTCACCCCGGCACTCACAGGTGGCAGCTGGGCTGTCCAGGCGTCCAGGAGGCTGAAGGGAGGTGCACTCGCTCCCTGTCGTCCTGGATCTGGAGCCGGATTGGCCGCCTCAGTCCCCAGGCAATGTTGAGAAGTCCCTCAATGATCAAGGCGCCTTCCTCCTGTGGGGACCCACACAGGTTAGCCTCGTTCTGCAGAGCGGCCCTCCCCAGGGGTCGCGGCCCTCCCCAGGGGTCACTGCCCACCCTCCCTGAGCCCCTGTAAGGCCCAGCGTGTCATCCATGGAACTCCCTGCACACTCTTGGCCCCAAACACATCCTCTCCTCCCGTTCTGTCCTCCCCCGGGAGGAGGCACACAAGCCTCTACGTGCTGCAAGGCGTAAGGCCTGGGGACTGACCGGAGGAAGCTGGAGGCGTGCCCTCTTGCCGCTCGGGTCCCCTCCGGCCAGGGGCACAGCCCGGGACCGAGCAGCTGAGTCAGGCGTCCCACAGGAACCCAGCTGCTGTCCAGCAAGCACGTCCACACAGGAGTAAGGAAACGTGCTCCAGAGAAGCATGGCCACAGAGACACCGGTGCCAAGTGGGATGCcttcccacacccctcccccgATGCTGCCCCACGGTCACCATGTCCTGCCGCGAACGTGCGGAGGGCACTGGATTCCATTCCCTGCTGCTCCTTGGGGCTGGGTCTCAGCctcacccttctccccacctcgCTCCCATTTGCCACAGTGACCACTCGAGTGGGCTGGACCCACCCCCAGATTTTCAAGCCGCCTTCTTTCCTGAGGGCCAATTTCCTCACCACCTGGACACTGCCAGTCCCGTGTTCCACCACTGGCATGAACACTTGGAATACCTTCAACAGCTCTCATTCTGGGTCCCCAGCCAGCCTTGATTTCCCAAGGTCTGCCAAACTCTGAGATCCCCGTTGTCAGGCCCTCCAGACGCACCCTCAGGTCTTTGATTCTGTTTCTGACCTATGTCAGGCTCCTACGTATGCGtgcccacccccaggctccctgtgCCCAGCCTGATGGCCCGCATGCGTGTGCCTGGCTGGGTTGCTCCCAGAGCATCTGCCTGAACTCCTctctgcctcaatttccccagAGCTGTGGTCCTCCCAGCTCCACGCTCCTAGTCTGCTTTGATACTAGCCTTTGGGCAGCGAACTTTGAACACCATTCTCCTGTGGCTATCTTGAACATTACTCTAGACTCACGAATTCCACTTCTTTCTCCCTATAGGCATGGGAAACCTTTCAAGAAGAGACCTTGTAGAGACTCCTTCGTGTCCCTGGAAGGGCTTACAGAGGGTGTGCCCTGCAGGGTTGATTTCATAGTAATTTAGTAATCGCTTCAAACACCCTGTCATCATCCCCAGAGAAGCCAGTTCCACTCTGTTCAAGGTTATCAAAAGTACACATGGCTTTCTGGAATGGCCTTGCACTATTTgttaacagcaacaacaacaataacaacaacaacaacaacaacaaacaaaccagaGCGGTTTTTGGTAACCACTGATGTTACACAGTCACAGATAGGTAAATAACCCTCCCAACAAAGGAAAGACTGCATTGATTCACTGGAGTTAAAGAGGGTCGTAAGGAACCTTAAAGTGGGGTTTCTTTGTTTCCTGCCTTGACCTCAGAAGCCTCTGTCAGATGTCCACACGCCTGCTGGGCCAGACCCGGTGGAGGGAGATCAAGCAGTCAGGTGCCGGGTTTGAGAGTCAGAAGGACAGGAGAGCACTACTGGGGCAGAGCTGTGGGGCCGGACACACTGAGGCTGGCCCTTCAGACATGCCATAGGAAGGTTCTGTAGAGCTggcaggaaaggaggcagggggaGTCGCCCTGGGGCTGGGAGCAAGAGGCAGAAGCAGAGCCTAACCTGGAAGGTCAGGGGTCAGCTGTGCTGGGGACTGCTGGCCCCATGTCTCTGCACAGACTGCATGGGAGCCCTCACACTGTCCCCCAGCCATGGCTCCACGGTCCCTCAGCCTGGTCCTGTCTGAATGGAGGAGAGGCCCTGTCCATCTGCAGCTGTTTCTGGTCAAatcagaggaaactgaggtcagagCAGGGGGGTCTCCGGGCTACTGGGCAGCCCTCCCCACACAGGTGGGGAAGTGCATGTAGGCGGAGGCAGGACTAGAACGTGCTGCCCCAAGGCCCCATGTTTCCGTAAGTCAGGAGGTCCTTGTGGCCCCAGTTCTGGGTCCCAGGGAACACCTCCCTCTTTACTGGAACCCcctactcctctctctgccctccactcctTCTCCCCTACTCCACACCTCCACTGGAATGGTGCCACCCCTccgcagcccctccctccctagTCAAGTAGAGTAAACATCCCCAGggcctccctcagccccaggctGGATGCAGGGCCAAACCCCGCCCGCCAGGCTGTTTTCTTCTGGGAGCCTTCCTGTGCATTGCTATTTTTGGCCCTCGTGACAGTAATTGATGGCTGGTGGAAAAGTATAAAAGCAGCTGCCACACCTCCAGGTTCACCAGACGGCTCGGCTCCAGGAGCGCTCTGGACAGGCCTCTTGTCCCCACATTCTACgctggacgcggggctcagacggcggggcccccagccctccaccctgAGCTCTCTGGGTCTTCCCGAGGACTGTCCTTGCTCATCCGGCATCCCTGCTCTCCTCACGTTCCCTCAGCTGCAGGTAAGAGAGAGCAGCTTCCTTCTGGTTTGAGATAAACGAAAACGGTTTCGTATTTCTTCACAGGCAGGGACCTACACAGTCTCCCGGCGGGTGAGAGACCAGGGGATGCAGTTAGGGGCAGCGCTAATAGCTGCAGAGGGCTTCAGATTCAAAAAGGGACTTCACGTGAAGTGCCATTCCATGTGTTTCTTACAACATCCTTGCCAGCGGGTATTTATAACCCTGTTTTACGGACGGGTAAGGGGGGGCTTGGAGAAGTGACCCTGCCAAAGGTCCCCAGGTCAGGAAGTGGCAGAAGCTGGCTTTGCACCCAGGTTCCCTCGACTCCAGTCCATTAAGCTGGGTGCTCTTATTTGCATAGGTTCTTAAACAACAGTAAGAACAGATTCTTAAGCACATGGTGTTCAGTGTTAGCAGAAAAGCAAGAGACCAGGAGGTCCGAGCCTGGACTTGGGGCTGCAGACTTCACTCTGCTCTCAGGCCCATGATTCACCTAGGCAGCCTCTCAGATGAGGGAGGGGACCCAGGAGGGGTGACAGAATGGCAGACCCTCACCCCCGGTCCTCCGTTAACCAGCAGGTTGCCGCTCCCCATCGCCGGCAGCCATGAGGTCCCGGCTACTGGCTCCCGTGGCCCACCTGCCCACGATTCGGGAGACCTCGGAGGAGACGCTGTCCGGGGGGCCTGGGCAGGAACCCCTGGGCTCCCCCAGCCTGGATGACTACGTGAAGTCCATTTGTCAGCTGGCACAGCCCACTTCAGTGCTGGACACGACTGCACCCAGGGCCCAACTCAGCAGACCGCCCCAGCCAGCCCAGGCCTTCGAGAAGAGCCGCCCTACTGAGTCCCTACAGGACATTACTGCCCGCTTCAGCGGCCAGCAGCCTGCGGCGCCCAGGGGTGGCGTGGCTGACCCCCTGGACTGGCTCTACGGGGAATCCCGAGAAAAGCAGCCAAGCAGGAGGGACCCAGCGAGGCAGACTGGTTGCTCTGCTGACCCCCGGGGCCCACACAGACACATGGATGGTGGCAAGGCCCGAGGGACCCCCAGAGGGAGACCCTGTGATGCCAGGGTACAGGGGCACTCTCTGGCAAGACCCTCAAGGGACTGGCACCAGGGCTCCTGGCCTTCCAGGCCATTCTGTGGGACCGCagcctcccccccactcccccgccaCAGCAGCACCCTCAGAACTCTCTATTTGCACCTCCCGGTGATCCATGAACTCTGAGCCCTTCCCAATAAAGGCTTCCGTACAGAGCACGCTGGTCTGTGTCACCTTCCGGTCCTCTTCCCCTGAGGTGGGCGCTGCTGTCCCTGACAGGTCTGCGAGAGGGGGATACCTTTCTGCAGAGGCTGCCTGCCTTGGCATTTCACAGTGAGACCCCCTCCTCTGAAGAGTGAGCACAGCCTATCTGGCATGATGAGGTATTACTGATCCTGCTTGCACTGCTCCTTGCTGGCGGatcaccttgggcaagtgacttcatGTTTCTGTTCAGCGGTTTTCTCGTGGGGAAAATGGGGGTTTCCTCGGCTGTTCTGATGAGTACGTGGGATAAAGCCCACACGCATCAGAGGTGTGTGGTATAAGCGTCTACTCGGAGTAGCTATGGTCTGTGTGGTTGGTTGCTTCACGGGCGGGGAAATGAGGGTGGGTGGCAGGTGAGAAGCGAGGGTCTCAGCCTCACAGTGATTTCAGAGTGAAGCCCTGGGCACTCCCAAGTcggcctcctgcctccccactctCAGAGCCTGTGCTCCATGTGGCCCAAGAGAAAACATAGGATTTCCCTAAATGAAGCCACTGGGTTTTGGGGGAACTTATCACCAGGCTACCTGGGGGTATCTCAGTGGCTGCAGCTCACAAGTCCTATTGTGTCACTGGGGGAGTTCGCTTGTGCTGAGGGCTGAGACCGCACCTGCCCCAGCTCAGCTGCAGACCAGGTGTCTCTGtcctcactgtccccatccttCCCGCCACCCAGGGGGCTTCTCAACTGTGGGGCAAAGGTGCAGGCTGCTGTCCAGAGCCCTGGTGCCCCACAGGTCCAGCGGCCAGGGCCCCGCTCCAGTGACCTGAGGTCTGGGCCAGCCCTGGGGCCTCCGGCCTGGAGGCGTCTAGCAAGGAAGGAGATGGGGGTGAGGAATAGGGGAGAGGTCTCTTCCTTAGAGAGGCAGGTGAGGCATCAGAGAACTCAAAAGAATCAGGCCTGAGGACCCACTACCCTGCTCCCTTGGGCCAGGTCAGAGCTGGCCGACCCCGGTCAGTGCTGAAGGGACAGAcgggagaggaggagggcagagctggggccacaTTTAagctcacagcctgcttcagTGTCCTCCGGGTCCTTGTTCTGTGGGCTAACagactattttcttcctttcttcttcccttcctacttttttctattttaaaattgctttgcacttttaaaatgtttatctgccatctttttaaaacatttttcagaagtttatttattttgagagtgagacaaagcCAGTGAGCAATCACGagtagggcaggagcagagagagagagatggagagagagagaatctcaagcaggctccctgccaatcagcacagagcctgacatggggttcgatctcacaaactatgggatcatgacctgagccaaaaccaagagccagatgcccagctgactgaccCTATTtgccccctttaaaaaattttttaacgtttatttatttttgaaacagagagagacagagcttgagcgagggagcggcagaaagagagggagacacagaatccgaagcaggctccaggctctgagctatccgcacagagaccgatgtgggacttgaactcatggaccatgagatcatgacctgagccgaagtcggccgcttaactgactgagccacataggtgcccctgaTCTGCccttttttggtgtgttttgtgGGGAGGCAGAAGATAAATCGTACATTGAAAAGTTTCAGACAAGTAATttactcagtttccttatctgtaaaatggggacccCAACCCTGCCCTTCACACCCCGCAGGGCTGGGAAGTGGGGCACATGCTCTTGGAGATGGAGCTAGAAACAACACATACGAATGCCTGCTTCGGCCACAACCTGCTAGGCTCTGGCCTTCGCTGGCGGCGGGGAGGGCTGACCTGGGAGTGGGTGCTGCCCAGGGACCACGGGGGTTGGGCTTGCATCACTGTAGCCTCTTCTATGAAGCTGTGCGAATGGGGGTCAAGAGAGGGGCAACTAGGATGAGGTTGGCCAATTCCCCCCAAGCTCAAAAACCACGTGGCTGCATTGGGGAGGTCAGACAGGGCTCTGCTAATATGTTTGGAGATGAAAGAAGCTAATGGTATCTTCagaaggagcaaaaaaaaaaaattgaataaagggCAAGCGGAAGGGGTTTCTGGCATTATTGCAAGCTTCCCAATGGACAGAACAACCCAGGAGAGAGTCCCTGTGATGGGGGTCCTATCGAGCATCTCTTCCTCACACCCCCCACTGGAGTAGGAAAGGACTCGATGACCTGACCAGGGGGCAGCCTGGCAAGCACTTTGGAGCTCTGGAGGGAATGTGTCCATGGCCAAGTACTCACCCAGGTGCCAGTGGTCTGTCAACTTCCTGTCATTTCTGCCTTCAGGCCTTAGAAGAAGGGGAAGCAGTATAAGAGAGAAGGGGGTCCTGACATTCCCAccctgggagagacagagaccctgAGTGAGGGCATCCTCCTCGGCCCGGGAGCCTGGCACCAAGGGTGGGGACTGGGTGTTGTGCATGCTCATGGCCACCAGGGGGAGCATCAGAGGCGGGCTCCCTGAAGGGCCACAGGCCCCTGCACAACGTGAGGGTCCTACTTTTCATCACAGTGATATATTTACCCTCTGGTATTTCCAGGTGGTCCATTTTTCTCTCAAGAAGTCAACCAGCCTGGTTAAAATGCTTTGCTGTCTTTCAAAAGGAACAGACAGCTCTGGTTCCTCGTGCTCTTCCTTGTTATACAAGCAAAAGTATCCCCAAAGGCGAAGTTTACAAGGAGAGGGAGCTAGTGCCTGGGCCTCCAGAGCCGggaatccctccctccctccctgacctTTGGAAGCTGGGGGAGGATTCACAGGGAAACACTTGCCGCAGGGCGCGGCCCCTGCTCCCGGGCAAATGCTTCATCTCCCCAAGTGCTCTGGACTCCAGGGGAGGCCCAGTGACAGTGAGAGGGGTCTCCTCTCGGCCCCACAGGGCTCTGAGCCTGTGCTGAGCCCCTCAGCAGCTGGAAGGCACCTTAGCTCTTTGTCTGGAAAATGGCCATTCTGACGTCACAAAACTCTTCTTTTATGATAAATGACACGGAGGCAAAGTGCCTGGTGCCTGTCTGCCCCGCCCTTGAGGAGAAGCTTAGAAAGGTTAGGAACATGAAATCCCCAACGGTGGGGCATTAACTTCTTACCACAGGGGCCTGTCAATACCTCTTCCCCTTTTTGGGTCTCTCATTTTTCCATGTGGACTGTTCCATCACACACAAATACAGGGCACCGGTTTGGGgcttcccagccctgctccccacacAACTGTTCCTACAAAGGGGACTGTCTTGGGGAATCCCAAGAGTTAAGACCGAACTCTTAAGAGTAGCAGTTCTCAAATGTGGCCATCACGGcaataccccccaccccccatctcgcATCTCCCCCCAGGGCTTGTTAAACCACAGCTGGGAAGATAAAGAGGTTCTGAGTCAGCAGGCctaggggaaggagggtgataagaatttgcatttctaaccagtTCCCAGGTGGCTTTGAGGCTGCAGGGACCACCTGCTGTAGCTGCTGGGTCTTAGATCACTGAATGGCCCGGGGCTGTGGAGCAGGGTGCAGCCAGAAGACCCTCACCTCAAGCCTCCAGCACAAGAACTGAAGTGGGTCCAACTCCTCACTTAGCATAAACTGCCCAGCACACTGGAGCTCAGGACCCATCCCAGCTTGCCCTGGGCCTGCACCTGCCGGTTAGTCATCCAGCATCTATGCTCAGGTGCTACACCGTGCCTGGACACGAAACAGGGtggtaagaaaagaaacagcaaaagcaGAGATAGCAGGGCGGTGGCATCAGAGCCCTGCCAGCAGCAGTAGGGAGCACGGTAAGTGGCCGATAAGAAGCATATCAGAGAGGCTGCTCGGTGGAAAGTAGAGTGAGCAAAGGAGCACGTGGCGGTGCAGAGGGGTGGGGAGCAAGCCGTCAGGGCTGGCCCAACGCCCTGTGTGGGGCAGGTGGGTCCAGGGGAGGTGGCTCGGGAGGTTCGTGCCATTCCAGGTCACTGTAGGCAGCCCAGTGCTGCCCAGACCAGGAGCCAGCTGCCTCTCTCCCAGCCAGGCTCCGGAGCTGTGTAACAGTAGCCTGGCCTGGGCTGTGTTTCACTTATGGACATGTTTTGTttagcctgcttggggttttgaGGCATGGGAAACTGCACATGGAATTCCAGATGTCTAACTTCTTTTGAAAACTTAGAAAGGCCCTGGCTCTCTGGAGCCCACATTCCTGCACAGCAGCAACGGGTGCGATCGCCGGGCGACGGTGTCTGCAGACATGACGTGCTCTCTCGTGTCCTCCATTGCCCACGCCTGCCCGACCTTTCACGTTCTCACCTGCCTGGCCCTGTGAGCACCTTCTGGGGAGCTCTCCTCCATTTTAAGACCTTTCTCCAATGTCTATTCTGATTGGCAAACACAGAGACTGCTTTCACTTCTCAATTGCCTTGTGAACTTGGGCAAACCAGAGCCCTGGGCTGAGTTCCTTTTTTATGTTGTGGGATGGGCGGAAAAGGGACTGGGCTGTGTGGTCTGTAAGATTTTAGACTCCAGTGTTCTGGCAATTCACCTAGGTGAAAGTCTTGAGAAATGAGAAGAGCTGCAGATGATTATTCCAACCTGCTCTGAACtcttgctgggggagggggagggaggtgaagaTGCTCTGACTCTCAGCACCCCTTACAGGACCTCTGAGGGCAGAGAGCTGGTAACCTGGTCTCTAACTCAGAAGATGGGCCGCCTCATAATTCATTATCCAAACTGTGACACTTCTCAGAGTGAAGGAAATGGTCTTAATAATGACCCTGGAATAGCAGGTATAAACCAGGGGTGTCGTCCGCAATCCAGGATAAATGGTGACctatgaataaagaagagaaacaggCCTTACCTCTCGGTGTCTCAGCTGAAAGCTTCTGCCCTCATGGTAGCAGTTGTAAGTTTTTAGCAAGCTTAAGAGCTCCGACCTAAAAAGGTAAACACACATATAATCCTGGGGCGTGGCAGGGCTTTGGGGCATAATGATACACGTCTTGTTAGCCACACATAATCAAGTTTAGAGACTAGACGCTGCCATCAGACACGTGCCTTTTAGTCTTCTAGAGGTTTCCACATGTCAGACCTTGTGGGAGGTGTAGGGctaggaagaagaggaagagaaactcaCAAATGGCCCACATAATTGTGCAAACTGTGTTTGCACACTTTCACTATCACAGATGAGAGTTCCTGACAATCTCCCTGTACTTTCCTTCTGAGTCATTTCCTCAATAAATCCCCTGGGATTGGATTAGTGGCATTTTAAAGACTCTTGCTTTCCCCCCCAATTACTTCCTGTGTGTCCAGGGCAGCTGCTCCGGGGTCACCATGAGGGGTGTCTGCCTCTTCCTCATGCTGGCTTTCTGGAGGTCTGACCAAGAGATGAAGGTCACAGCCGTGAGCTAAGATCCTGAAAGTCTGAGGGAGGCCACTCTGCCCAAACGCCTTCTCCCCAGAATAAAGGGAAGCCACAGCAGATAGAGGACAGTCCCTGAACCCGGCTGGGCTCTGCAGAGGAGTGCAGGCCAACAGATCAGAAAGGCACAATGTCCTTTTAAACCTTCCAGTAGTCAcatcacaaaggaaaacaaaacaggtgaTACTAGTTTtcatgatgcattttattttatggcacaatatatctaaaatattttcatgtccacatgtaatcaatata
The genomic region above belongs to Suricata suricatta isolate VVHF042 chromosome 2, meerkat_22Aug2017_6uvM2_HiC, whole genome shotgun sequence and contains:
- the DEPP1 gene encoding protein DEPP1 — its product is MRSRLLAPVAHLPTIRETSEETLSGGPGQEPLGSPSLDDYVKSICQLAQPTSVLDTTAPRAQLSRPPQPAQAFEKSRPTESLQDITARFSGQQPAAPRGGVADPLDWLYGESREKQPSRRDPARQTGCSADPRGPHRHMDGGKARGTPRGRPCDARVQGHSLARPSRDWHQGSWPSRPFCGTAASPPLPRHSSTLRTLYLHLPVIHEL